AGTTGGTGTTGGTATTCACGTCGTAGGTCAGCAGCCGGCCGTCGGCAGCTTCAATGAACTCGATCCCGCACACCTCCAGCCCGTTGCGGCGGGCAAACTCCAGGTACTTCCCGATCACTGGGGAGTCGAAGTCCTTCCGCAGGCTGAACAGCTGCGTGTCGGCGTCCGGGGCAATGGTGGCGCCCGGCGGCATGATGGGCCTCCCGGTGGCCGGGTCAATGGCGCAGGCGTCGGCCGGGCAGAGCTGGAAGCCGCCCCGGGCGGTGTCCGCCTTGATCGCATAAATGAACTCCCCGCCCACAATTTCAACGCGGGTGATAAACGGTTCGGCAGCGGAAATGTACTCCTGCACCAGGGTGATTCCGTCCGCCGGTTCCTCGAACTCCGCTGACGCCACGTAGTCCGCCAGCTCACCGTGGGACTCGAACTTCCGCACGCCCAGGCCCTTGCCGCCCTGATTGTGCTTGACGATGAAAGGGGTCTCGAACTCCTTGGCCGCCGCCAGGATCTGGTGGCGTCCGACGGCGGCAACGGTGCGCGGGGTGTCGATGCCGGCAGCCCGCAGGGCGGTCAGCTGGTCCACCTTGCTCATCTCCAGTTCCAGGACCCGGCGGCCGTTTACGGTCCGCCGGCCGTGTGCCTGAAGCCAGGACAGCACGGCCCGGGCATAGTCCTTGGACAATCCGTGGTCCCGCGTATGGGACGACGCACTGATCCGCGACCAGAAAATTCCCTCCGGCGGGACCGCATCCAGGTCCAGCACACCGTCGGTCAGCAGCCATTCCTCCACATGGACGCCCTCGGCCTCGAAGGCCCGGGCGAAGGGCGGAAACCATTCAGGGTTCTCGTGCAGTGCGTAAACCGTGGGGGTGCTCATGGGACTCACTTTCGCCGTGGGGAACAGCCGTGGGGAACAGCATCCCGGGTCCGGATCACGCCTGGCCGGGGCGGCGCCGCCGGGAACCGCACAGTCACCCTAGGCCCGTGGCCGGGCAACGGCCAGCCCGCATGACGTCCCGAGTCACAGGCGTTGGCCGGTCTGGGTGGGTGTCCCGCCCCGCCTTTCCTGCCGCATCCAATTTCCCACGAAGTGTTACTGCTGCGCCGCGTGGGGAAACACCCGTCCCACCAGCACCAGCGCGTGGGAAAACCGCTTCCCCAACACCGGCCCACCAAACGAAAAGGCAAAAATTACCGATTTCCGGCCGAAAAACGGTAATTTTTGCCTTTTCGGGCTCGCAGACCAACCGACCCCCAGCCCAGCCGACCCCCAGCCCCCAGCCGTCGCGCCGCCCCGCACCGCGCGTCGTCGTCCGCTTCCCGTTACCGACCCCGGCCTGCGATCCGGGCCACCGTCCCCTGCGGGGCGAGACCGCTGACCGCGGCGAGCGCCCGGTACCGCTTGGACGGAATCGACACTCCCTTGCCGGCAAAGGCTGCGGCCAGCCCCTCCCGCACCACGCGTTCGGGCTGCAGCCACATCCAGCCCGGGTAGACCGTCTTGTCCATCTGCATGCGCTGGTGGAATTCGGTGTGCACAAACCCCGGGCATACCGCCGTCACGGTGATTCCGCGGTCCTTGTAGTAAATGTTGGCCCAGCGGCTGAAGTTGATGACCCAGGCCTTCGCGGCGCTGTACGTTCCCCGCGGCAGGAAGCCGGCCAGCGAGGCCACGTTGATGATTCGTCCGCCCCCGCCGGCCTGCATGCTGTTCAGCGCGGTGTGGCTCAGCTTCAGCGGTGCGGTGACCAGCACATTG
This Arthrobacter sp. zg-Y20 DNA region includes the following protein-coding sequences:
- a CDS encoding alpha-L-glutamate ligase, with protein sequence MSTPTVYALHENPEWFPPFARAFEAEGVHVEEWLLTDGVLDLDAVPPEGIFWSRISASSHTRDHGLSKDYARAVLSWLQAHGRRTVNGRRVLELEMSKVDQLTALRAAGIDTPRTVAAVGRHQILAAAKEFETPFIVKHNQGGKGLGVRKFESHGELADYVASAEFEEPADGITLVQEYISAAEPFITRVEIVGGEFIYAIKADTARGGFQLCPADACAIDPATGRPIMPPGATIAPDADTQLFSLRKDFDSPVIGKYLEFARRNGLEVCGIEFIEAADGRLLTYDVNTNTNYNAAVEAVAPRSAPRALARYLASLTD
- a CDS encoding SDR family NAD(P)-dependent oxidoreductase, giving the protein MTQTAVITGATSGIGAEFARQLAERGYNLVLTGRNTERLEASAAELARRYSVKTEYLGADLSTDDGVAAVAARVREPDVRVLVNNAGYGLKNDFAHNSLDAEVDHLNVLVTAPLKLSHTALNSMQAGGGGRIINVASLAGFLPRGTYSAAKAWVINFSRWANIYYKDRGITVTAVCPGFVHTEFHQRMQMDKTVYPGWMWLQPERVVREGLAAAFAGKGVSIPSKRYRALAAVSGLAPQGTVARIAGRGR